The DNA window TCTGCTTTATGTTTTCAATGGAGATAAAAATGCGATATGTCACTTTTCCCTCAGGGACTGGAAATTGGGCAAAGTCGACTCCAACTTATTTTCAAAAAGTCAACATCAGATTATAGAGGAAATTGTTAACAATTTTTCCTTCATAACGGAAATCAAATGTAAAAATGGGAGTATCGAAGCTGAAATATTGGCCGAAGCGAATTCTGGCAATTATCAAATGCTATTATCAGCAACTCATGGACTCAATTCATTGAGAGATATCGTTTTCGGAAATGTTACTCAGCATCTTGTAAACGACAGTAAAATACCGGTTTTGTCCTTGCCGGAAAACTATCGCATCAGCGATTCCGGACGATTATTGTTAATAAGTGATTTTAACGTTCAGGAAAAAAGCGATTTTGGAAACTTGCGCAT is part of the Hyphobacterium sp. CCMP332 genome and encodes:
- a CDS encoding universal stress protein, with amino-acid sequence MKIIIPTDISESTLKALKFLSSFNSSKSIDVDLLYVFNGDKNAICHFSLRDWKLGKVDSNLFSKSQHQIIEEIVNNFSFITEIKCKNGSIEAEILAEANSGNYQMLLSATHGLNSLRDIVFGNVTQHLVNDSKIPVLSLPENYRISDSGRLLLISDFNVQEKSDFGNLRMLIDQLNLELHLLKIVDEGMAKETSIKSDIISYANSNKLKYDQMHIREGRTIEEGIHHFLEEFDISISAMATHARHGIKHFFLGSLTEELVDEINVPFYTFRIEA